A single region of the Mycobacterium lentiflavum genome encodes:
- a CDS encoding GAF and ANTAR domain-containing protein has product MTDFDAQPGRRVPLSPELSVSQREADEAELYAGLRGVAGTVAGARGVIDLLRDVAEFAVQAIPGADGVGVALIDPQHGISSVQTWAATAVLVQEIDAVQYNELHEGPCITCMQSRRPTVSGSLGSDSRWPHFGGRVARMRMHSALALPLIVGDQVIGSINAYAKSRDAFSEHAVHLGSQFARPAAVSVYNAQLLADAHERTLRLQRALDSRSVIDQAIGIIRSRSGGSADEAFERLSRISQTENIKLYAVAQRLVEEAVRRAHARHR; this is encoded by the coding sequence TTGACCGACTTCGACGCCCAGCCCGGTCGTAGAGTGCCGCTATCGCCCGAACTCTCCGTTAGCCAACGGGAAGCGGACGAGGCCGAACTCTACGCGGGGCTTCGCGGAGTGGCCGGAACTGTGGCCGGCGCCCGCGGGGTGATTGATCTGCTCCGGGACGTAGCGGAGTTCGCGGTCCAGGCCATTCCGGGCGCCGATGGCGTGGGCGTCGCATTGATCGATCCGCAGCACGGCATATCCAGCGTCCAGACCTGGGCGGCGACCGCGGTACTCGTCCAAGAGATCGACGCAGTCCAGTACAACGAACTGCACGAGGGACCATGCATCACCTGCATGCAGTCACGACGACCCACCGTGAGCGGATCGCTGGGCAGTGACAGCCGTTGGCCGCACTTCGGCGGCCGGGTGGCCCGGATGCGTATGCACTCCGCGCTGGCGTTGCCGTTGATCGTCGGCGACCAGGTGATCGGCTCGATCAATGCCTATGCCAAAAGCCGCGATGCATTCAGCGAACACGCGGTGCACTTGGGATCCCAGTTCGCCCGACCCGCCGCGGTCTCGGTGTACAACGCGCAGTTGCTGGCCGACGCGCATGAACGCACACTGCGACTGCAGCGCGCCCTGGACAGCCGGTCGGTGATCGATCAGGCGATCGGAATCATCCGCAGCCGGTCAGGTGGCAGCGCCGATGAGGCCTTCGAACGGCTCTCCCGTATCAGCCAAACCGAGAACATCAAGCTGTACGCCGTAGCCCAGCGGCTGGTCGAGGAGGCCGTGCGGCGCGCCCACGCGCGACACCGCTGA
- a CDS encoding wax ester/triacylglycerol synthase domain-containing protein — protein MTGPDALSLHTQTSRMPAHTVTLVIIDASDQLSHQRLHQLVAASLPQLARFRSRLVTKPLGVGQPVWAEIADYDPAPQIHCAMVRAPGGRHEFADLISELSTRRQDCPSRLWEAWSINGLAGGRWALAVKMSPVLNDGAAGAASLWPRLLTTRPHADPANNLPAEPSLGWAPSAGELVTDVMAEMVENQVAGMWLIAETVAGVLQAARGRLLRMRVGAPMAPVASAMSGPVPHTVFNAPLTKRRAVAFASIPLSDVETVSNAFGGSITNVVLAACTLSLRAWLQRHDKVPDDPLLMWMPFEAPATDPPKMRNALTRGPLRIPVHLEDPVQVLTNLHTATERLNALRALDSESSYRTIDLESIAALIPPVVAQVGMQLYARSGVRHQFRSICHGGVSSIAVEPVPAYCAGAKVVGMHTVAPLAEESGLHIALASRGDELDVSVCVCPDNVPAVDDLATGIVHFLDILVAAAQKSPRGQGRSVVTEMTSHPANRSRGQPY, from the coding sequence TTGACGGGGCCGGATGCGCTCTCGCTGCACACACAGACCTCCAGGATGCCGGCGCACACGGTTACGTTGGTGATCATCGATGCGTCCGATCAGCTCAGCCACCAGCGGCTACACCAGCTGGTGGCCGCGTCGCTGCCGCAGCTGGCCCGATTTCGCAGCCGACTGGTGACCAAGCCGCTGGGTGTGGGACAGCCCGTCTGGGCCGAGATTGCCGACTATGACCCTGCGCCGCAAATTCATTGCGCTATGGTCCGCGCTCCCGGCGGCCGTCACGAGTTCGCCGATCTCATTTCGGAATTGAGTACCCGGCGCCAGGATTGTCCTAGCCGGCTGTGGGAAGCGTGGAGTATCAACGGACTGGCGGGCGGCCGGTGGGCGTTGGCGGTGAAGATGTCGCCTGTGCTCAACGACGGCGCCGCCGGGGCGGCTTCCTTGTGGCCGCGGCTGCTGACTACCCGACCGCACGCCGACCCGGCCAACAATCTGCCGGCCGAGCCCAGCTTGGGCTGGGCGCCTTCCGCTGGCGAACTCGTTACCGATGTGATGGCCGAGATGGTGGAAAACCAGGTGGCCGGGATGTGGCTGATCGCCGAGACGGTGGCTGGCGTGCTGCAGGCCGCGCGTGGTCGGCTGCTGCGCATGCGCGTCGGCGCCCCGATGGCCCCGGTGGCATCGGCGATGAGCGGGCCGGTGCCGCACACGGTGTTCAATGCGCCGCTGACCAAGCGGCGCGCCGTGGCCTTCGCCTCGATCCCGTTGTCAGACGTGGAGACGGTCAGCAACGCTTTCGGGGGCAGCATCACCAACGTTGTTCTGGCTGCCTGCACACTGTCATTGCGGGCCTGGCTCCAACGGCACGACAAGGTGCCCGACGATCCGCTGCTGATGTGGATGCCGTTCGAAGCGCCGGCCACGGACCCCCCCAAAATGCGCAACGCGTTGACTAGGGGGCCACTTCGCATCCCGGTACACCTCGAGGACCCCGTGCAGGTCCTCACCAATCTTCATACCGCCACCGAAAGACTGAACGCGCTGCGGGCCCTCGACAGCGAAAGTAGCTATCGCACAATTGATTTGGAGAGCATTGCCGCACTTATCCCGCCGGTCGTAGCTCAGGTGGGCATGCAGCTTTACGCCCGGTCAGGCGTGCGGCACCAGTTCAGATCGATCTGTCACGGCGGTGTCTCCTCGATTGCCGTTGAGCCGGTGCCGGCCTACTGTGCCGGCGCCAAGGTCGTCGGCATGCATACGGTGGCGCCCCTAGCCGAGGAAAGTGGGTTACACATTGCGCTGGCCTCCCGTGGTGACGAGCTGGATGTCAGCGTGTGTGTGTGCCCGGACAACGTACCTGCGGTCGATGATCTCGCGACCGGGATCGTGCACTTTCTCGATATTCTGGTGGCGGCCGCACAGAAATCTCCTCGCGGGCAAGGCCGTTCCGTTGTCACAGAGATGACGTCACACCCCGCGAATCGTTCACGCGGCCAGCCCTATTGA
- a CDS encoding GAF and ANTAR domain-containing protein, with protein MTDTPRETRVLDAVVSLVDRLLEDFDVVDLLTALTERCAELLDIEAAGFLLADPLNQLRLLAATSEQARELELFQLQADEGPCVDCYATGEPVSIADVQEVRERWPRFVQAAVEAGFVSVHAVPMRAAGIVLGALGLFGVRSGELTKSDLLVGQTLTHIACVAILQEHPPTPSTVMPQLRSALTSRVIVEQAKGFLRERLDVSVEEAFNLLRTYARANGEHLTDVSRRLIADRFSRLLLVSELAEFLAAPPQ; from the coding sequence GTGACTGACACTCCTCGTGAAACCCGTGTGCTGGACGCGGTGGTCTCGCTCGTCGATCGCCTGCTCGAAGACTTCGACGTGGTCGACCTGCTGACCGCGCTCACGGAGCGCTGTGCTGAGCTGCTCGACATCGAGGCCGCGGGATTTCTGCTCGCCGACCCACTGAACCAGCTCCGCCTGCTGGCCGCTACCTCGGAGCAGGCCCGCGAACTCGAGCTCTTCCAGCTACAGGCCGACGAAGGCCCGTGCGTGGACTGTTACGCCACCGGCGAACCGGTCTCGATCGCCGACGTCCAGGAAGTACGAGAGCGGTGGCCGCGCTTCGTGCAGGCCGCGGTCGAGGCCGGCTTCGTGTCCGTGCACGCCGTCCCGATGCGGGCCGCCGGCATCGTATTGGGTGCGCTCGGCTTGTTCGGTGTCCGCTCCGGCGAACTCACCAAATCCGATCTGCTCGTCGGCCAGACCCTGACCCACATCGCCTGCGTTGCGATCCTTCAGGAACACCCGCCCACACCCTCCACCGTCATGCCGCAATTACGTTCAGCGCTGACCAGCCGCGTGATCGTCGAGCAGGCAAAAGGCTTCCTCCGCGAGAGGCTGGATGTGTCCGTCGAGGAGGCGTTCAATCTGTTGCGGACCTACGCGCGGGCTAACGGCGAACACCTAACCGACGTCTCCCGTCGATTGATAGCCGATCGGTTTTCCCGGCTGCTGCTGGTGTCGGAGTTAGCCGAATTTTTGGCCGCGCCGCCGCAATAA
- a CDS encoding GAF and ANTAR domain-containing protein has product MAIHEQLLAAVDGRRGVEAADRLCEACVLLLDIDEAAISIVFDGVSSGTLGSSSPAARKYDELQFTLGEGPCLDSVTRRIPVLVVDLADPEEARWPAYRPAMLVHQIRGVYAIPVVLAGEFVGALDLFRVQPGQLPGEELTGAVAAAELAGIPLLDLLDGDLQAAITDPNSNAWAELTALSRAEVSQATGMLVAQLEVEPAEALVRLRAHAYATGRSATDVARDILDRRLQLEAD; this is encoded by the coding sequence GTGGCGATCCATGAGCAGCTTCTCGCGGCCGTCGACGGCCGACGCGGGGTAGAAGCCGCCGACCGGCTGTGCGAGGCCTGCGTGCTCCTTCTTGACATTGACGAAGCAGCGATTTCGATCGTCTTCGACGGCGTGAGCAGCGGTACGCTCGGATCCAGCAGCCCGGCCGCGCGCAAATACGACGAGCTTCAATTCACCCTCGGCGAGGGACCGTGCCTGGACTCCGTCACGCGGCGGATCCCGGTCCTGGTCGTCGACCTCGCCGATCCCGAGGAGGCTCGCTGGCCCGCGTACCGGCCCGCCATGCTGGTCCACCAGATCAGAGGCGTCTATGCGATACCCGTCGTCTTGGCCGGCGAATTCGTCGGCGCGCTCGACCTCTTCCGAGTGCAGCCGGGCCAACTACCGGGGGAAGAGCTGACCGGCGCGGTCGCCGCCGCGGAGCTCGCGGGCATCCCGCTGTTGGACCTCCTGGACGGCGACCTGCAGGCCGCCATAACCGACCCCAACAGCAATGCCTGGGCCGAACTCACCGCGCTGAGCCGCGCGGAGGTCAGCCAGGCCACCGGCATGCTCGTCGCCCAGCTGGAGGTCGAGCCGGCCGAGGCCCTGGTCCGGCTACGCGCCCACGCCTACGCGACCGGTCGCAGTGCCACCGACGTCGCCCGCGACATCCTCGACCGCCGCCTGCAGCTCGAGGCCGACTGA
- a CDS encoding RidA family protein translates to MSRPFESVNTGVAAHIGRYADAVRVPAGSEVIYTSGTPGLRPDGTLPKHFTEEATQAWRNVEAALSRAGARLSDIVSVRQWLTDAADIPAYAAVRSSVIRHEPVFMLAVVPALVRPDIRVEVEVTAVRRPAML, encoded by the coding sequence ATGAGCAGGCCGTTCGAATCCGTCAACACCGGCGTCGCCGCTCATATCGGCAGGTACGCCGACGCGGTACGCGTGCCCGCCGGCTCTGAGGTCATCTACACCTCCGGCACGCCCGGGCTGCGACCAGACGGAACGCTGCCGAAGCACTTCACCGAAGAAGCCACCCAGGCGTGGCGCAACGTCGAGGCAGCGCTGAGCCGGGCCGGGGCGAGATTGTCCGACATCGTCAGCGTGCGGCAGTGGCTTACCGACGCGGCCGACATTCCGGCCTATGCCGCGGTGCGCTCGTCGGTGATCAGACACGAACCCGTATTCATGCTCGCGGTGGTCCCGGCGCTGGTAAGGCCGGATATCCGGGTGGAAGTCGAAGTCACCGCGGTCCGCCGACCCGCGATGTTATAG
- a CDS encoding TetR/AcrR family transcriptional regulator, with protein MPADAQHPSPTKVRILRAAAELIAKQGYAATSTRHIAAAVGVEQPALYKHFKAKSDIFAALVRLALEWPNELADELATLPAPAVVKLHRMLRESLDHLHASPEVVVSVIATPDLWQDSFTAEQALALKIEHALADLVETAQAEGDVRAMNPISASRLLQALFDALTPQLTVNPDEIVEFAMIGLLIDQARLPEIRLAADALDIQTARPNISV; from the coding sequence ATGCCCGCAGATGCCCAGCACCCGAGCCCGACCAAGGTTCGCATCCTGCGTGCCGCCGCGGAGCTGATCGCCAAGCAGGGATACGCCGCCACCTCCACCCGGCACATCGCGGCCGCCGTCGGCGTCGAGCAGCCGGCCCTCTACAAGCACTTCAAAGCCAAGAGCGACATCTTCGCCGCGCTGGTCCGGCTGGCCCTGGAGTGGCCGAATGAGTTGGCCGACGAGCTCGCGACGCTGCCCGCACCGGCCGTCGTCAAGCTGCACCGCATGTTGCGGGAATCCCTGGACCACCTGCACGCCTCGCCCGAGGTGGTGGTCTCGGTCATCGCGACTCCGGACCTGTGGCAGGACAGCTTCACCGCGGAGCAGGCCCTGGCCCTGAAAATCGAGCATGCGCTCGCCGACCTGGTCGAAACGGCACAGGCCGAAGGCGATGTGCGCGCAATGAACCCGATCTCGGCGTCGAGACTCCTGCAGGCGCTATTCGACGCGCTGACCCCGCAACTGACGGTCAACCCGGACGAGATCGTGGAGTTCGCCATGATCGGACTGTTGATCGACCAGGCTCGTCTACCCGAAATCCGTTTAGCTGCAGACGCTTTGGACATTCAGACCGCCCGGCCGAATATCAGCGTCTAA
- a CDS encoding MBL fold metallo-hydrolase produces MGEVVDAKRRDGAIAVLGGPTTVIDIAGRRIVMDPTFDPPGPHDYLNKLTGPAVAADDLGQVDVVLISHDQHSDNLDDAGRRMAQAAPLIVTNPGAAGRFGPPSVGLKPWQSYYLPGGPGRVAAQAVPAVHGPADGMRDMEGHVNCEVTGFVLYGPGLPTIYLSGDNASLSAVAEVADRIGEIDVAVLFAGAASVPAKDRGRPLTLTSARAAAAAEVLGVKVVIPAHVDGWAHFSEGPSEFAAAFDQAGIKRVLHTAPHGEWIDLKID; encoded by the coding sequence ATGGGCGAGGTAGTCGACGCGAAGCGACGGGATGGCGCGATCGCGGTGCTGGGTGGCCCGACGACGGTGATCGATATCGCGGGCCGCAGGATCGTGATGGACCCGACCTTCGACCCGCCCGGCCCGCATGACTACCTGAACAAGCTCACCGGCCCGGCAGTGGCCGCCGACGACCTCGGGCAGGTCGACGTGGTGTTGATCAGCCACGACCAGCACTCCGACAATTTGGACGACGCCGGACGGCGGATGGCGCAGGCCGCGCCGCTGATCGTCACCAACCCGGGTGCCGCCGGCCGCTTCGGCCCGCCGTCGGTGGGGCTGAAGCCGTGGCAGTCGTATTACCTGCCGGGTGGGCCCGGACGCGTTGCGGCACAAGCAGTTCCGGCCGTGCACGGTCCGGCCGACGGGATGCGCGACATGGAAGGCCATGTCAACTGCGAGGTCACGGGTTTCGTGCTGTACGGGCCCGGGCTGCCCACCATCTATCTCAGCGGGGACAACGCGTCGCTGAGCGCGGTCGCCGAGGTGGCCGATCGCATCGGCGAGATCGACGTCGCGGTGCTGTTCGCGGGCGCCGCGAGCGTGCCGGCCAAGGACCGCGGGCGTCCGCTGACGCTGACCTCGGCGCGCGCTGCCGCGGCCGCCGAGGTGCTCGGCGTCAAGGTGGTGATCCCGGCCCACGTCGACGGCTGGGCCCACTTCAGCGAGGGTCCGAGCGAATTCGCCGCGGCATTCGACCAAGCGGGCATCAAGCGGGTGCTGCACACGGCTCCGCACGGCGAGTGGATCGACCTGAAGATCGACTGA
- a CDS encoding fatty acyl-AMP ligase has product MSKFTETMYGTAQSSSNGLVTGEPNSPVRHTWGQVHERARRIAGGLASAGVGRGDAVPVLAGAPVEIAPAGQGIWMCGASLTMLHQPTPRTDLRRWAEETTAVIKMIGANAVVISDPFLAAAPLLSELGMRVLIIEQLLDSRPIDPVDTDDDDVALLQLTSGSTGSPKAVKITHRNVVSNAEAMFTAAHVDIDTDVIVSWLPLFHDMGMTGFLTVPMYFGAELVKITPMDFLHDILLWAKLIDKYKGTMTAAPNFAYKLFARRLRQLAQPGQFDLSTLRWALSGAEQVEPADVEDLCEAGRSFGLRPEAILPAYGMAETTVAVSFSECGAGLVVDEVDADLLALLHRAVPATKGNTRRLATLGRLLQGLEARVVDEDGGILPARGVGVIEVRGGPVTLGYETMAGFVAAQDDQGWYDTGDLGYLTETGHVVVCGRLKDVIIMAGRNIYPTDIERAAARVSGVRPGCAVAVRLDAGHSRETFAVAVESNDWQDPAEVRRIEHQVAHEVVAEVDVRPRNVAVLEPGMIPKTPSGKLRRGHTLALVG; this is encoded by the coding sequence GTGAGCAAATTCACCGAAACGATGTATGGCACCGCCCAATCCAGTTCGAATGGCTTGGTCACCGGGGAGCCGAACAGCCCCGTCCGGCATACCTGGGGCCAGGTGCATGAGCGGGCACGTCGGATCGCGGGTGGCTTGGCCTCGGCCGGCGTCGGCCGCGGTGACGCCGTCCCGGTGCTGGCCGGTGCCCCAGTCGAGATCGCACCAGCCGGGCAAGGCATCTGGATGTGCGGCGCCAGCCTTACCATGCTCCACCAGCCGACGCCGCGCACCGACCTTCGGCGCTGGGCCGAGGAAACCACCGCCGTCATCAAGATGATCGGCGCCAACGCAGTCGTCATCTCCGACCCGTTCCTGGCGGCGGCTCCGCTGCTGTCCGAGCTGGGTATGCGAGTGCTGATCATCGAGCAGCTACTCGACAGCCGACCGATCGATCCGGTCGACACCGATGACGACGACGTCGCGCTGCTGCAGTTGACGTCGGGGTCCACCGGGTCGCCCAAGGCCGTAAAGATCACCCACCGCAACGTCGTTTCGAACGCTGAGGCCATGTTCACCGCCGCCCACGTCGACATCGATACCGATGTGATCGTGAGCTGGTTGCCGCTGTTCCACGACATGGGCATGACCGGATTCTTAACCGTCCCAATGTACTTCGGCGCCGAGCTGGTCAAGATCACTCCGATGGACTTCCTGCATGACATCCTGCTGTGGGCCAAGCTCATCGACAAGTACAAGGGCACGATGACCGCGGCGCCGAACTTTGCCTACAAGCTGTTCGCGAGACGCCTTCGCCAGCTGGCCCAGCCCGGCCAGTTCGATCTGTCCACCCTGCGCTGGGCGCTATCGGGCGCCGAGCAGGTCGAGCCCGCCGACGTCGAAGACCTCTGCGAAGCCGGCAGGTCGTTCGGGTTGCGTCCGGAGGCAATCCTGCCGGCTTACGGCATGGCCGAGACGACCGTGGCGGTGTCGTTCTCCGAGTGCGGCGCAGGCCTAGTGGTCGATGAGGTCGATGCCGACCTGCTCGCCTTACTGCACCGAGCTGTCCCTGCGACCAAGGGCAATACCCGCCGGCTGGCCACGCTCGGTCGGCTACTGCAGGGGCTGGAGGCTCGCGTCGTCGACGAAGACGGCGGCATCCTGCCCGCCCGGGGCGTCGGCGTCATCGAGGTGCGCGGCGGACCGGTCACGCTCGGCTACGAGACGATGGCCGGTTTCGTCGCGGCTCAAGACGACCAGGGTTGGTATGACACTGGCGATTTGGGCTACCTCACCGAAACCGGCCACGTCGTAGTCTGCGGCCGACTCAAGGACGTGATCATCATGGCCGGCCGCAATATCTACCCGACGGACATCGAACGCGCCGCCGCACGAGTTTCCGGGGTGCGGCCGGGCTGTGCCGTTGCGGTGCGCCTGGACGCCGGACACTCGCGAGAGACGTTCGCCGTTGCCGTGGAGTCCAACGACTGGCAGGACCCGGCCGAGGTGCGCCGCATCGAGCATCAGGTGGCCCACGAGGTGGTTGCCGAGGTCGACGTCCGGCCCCGCAACGTTGCCGTGCTCGAGCCCGGGATGATCCCCAAGACGCCGTCGGGGAAGCTGCGGCGCGGCCATACGTTGGCACTCGTCGGCTGA
- a CDS encoding PPE domain-containing protein: MTKTLNVEHAELIARADELDAPIPGVPANNGHAPCALELATRAAQQLAFSADNMRIYLAAGEREHARLAQSLRNAAKAYEDLDELAADALDNDTPVAAAAPAHAEPDDAEPAMLASTVSLRGLDPIPYYPVKEAAKALMQGDQGRSLLDFADEWAAYLRTLSQASFRFRPFTDWDSEASDAVERHFDLDRNWLDHMARLCGQLSTQARNLVAAHRWAVSEHPTLEKLRQVDERWISNQSVPGWERVGKPALLRVYAQYQAKSEAVLAEYEQRVELGPVNPPRPPVACKIDVPSAPDLRPGPGLEPLPLPDGGLPPFGGAMPVLPSGGMPSMPTDATRKDAPTNLKAAPGLPKGASVKPASAGAGGAGLPAMPKMPLQLAQDSSAVSRLGATAGGGVPIPAAYAALNKGGGMGMPMGAAPAGHGQDGVKAKRVQHGDESIYTEDRAWTEGVIGRRRAS, from the coding sequence ATGACAAAGACGCTGAACGTGGAGCACGCGGAGCTGATCGCCCGAGCCGACGAGCTGGATGCCCCAATCCCGGGCGTTCCCGCCAACAACGGCCACGCGCCCTGCGCTCTCGAGCTGGCCACCAGGGCTGCACAACAACTCGCCTTCTCCGCCGACAACATGCGGATTTATCTGGCCGCCGGCGAACGGGAGCACGCCCGACTCGCGCAATCGCTGCGGAATGCGGCCAAGGCCTACGAGGACCTCGACGAGCTGGCCGCCGACGCGCTGGACAATGACACACCGGTGGCCGCGGCCGCGCCCGCGCACGCGGAACCGGACGACGCGGAGCCGGCGATGCTGGCCAGCACGGTTTCGTTGCGTGGCTTGGACCCGATCCCCTACTACCCGGTCAAGGAGGCCGCCAAAGCCTTGATGCAGGGCGACCAGGGCAGGTCTCTTCTCGACTTCGCCGACGAGTGGGCGGCATATCTGCGGACGTTGTCGCAGGCCAGCTTCCGGTTCCGGCCGTTCACGGATTGGGACAGCGAGGCGAGCGACGCCGTCGAGCGGCACTTCGATCTGGATCGGAATTGGCTGGACCACATGGCGAGACTGTGCGGCCAGCTGTCCACCCAGGCCCGAAACCTGGTTGCCGCGCACCGCTGGGCGGTCAGTGAGCACCCCACCCTCGAGAAGCTGCGGCAGGTCGACGAGCGTTGGATATCGAACCAGTCGGTGCCGGGCTGGGAACGAGTTGGGAAGCCTGCGCTGCTGCGGGTCTACGCGCAGTACCAGGCGAAGTCGGAGGCGGTACTGGCCGAATACGAGCAGCGGGTCGAGCTGGGGCCGGTTAATCCGCCGCGGCCTCCGGTCGCCTGCAAGATCGATGTGCCGTCCGCACCCGATCTGCGGCCTGGTCCTGGACTTGAGCCCTTGCCCCTTCCAGACGGCGGACTGCCTCCGTTCGGGGGCGCCATGCCCGTGCTGCCGTCGGGCGGGATGCCGTCGATGCCGACCGACGCGACGCGCAAGGATGCCCCGACGAACCTGAAGGCGGCGCCCGGCCTGCCCAAAGGGGCGAGCGTCAAGCCGGCGTCGGCCGGAGCCGGCGGCGCCGGCCTGCCGGCGATGCCGAAGATGCCATTGCAGCTCGCGCAGGATTCCTCAGCGGTGTCTCGGCTCGGAGCGACCGCCGGTGGAGGCGTCCCGATCCCGGCCGCGTACGCGGCGCTGAACAAGGGCGGTGGCATGGGCATGCCGATGGGCGCAGCGCCTGCTGGCCACGGCCAAGACGGCGTCAAGGCCAAGCGCGTGCAGCACGGCGACGAGTCGATCTACACCGAGGACCGGGCGTGGACCGAGGGTGTCATCGGCCGACGACGGGCCTCGTGA
- a CDS encoding enoyl-CoA hydratase/isomerase family protein, with product MAQTPTTSPSTPLPPDGDWLGTPYLSFERQGPIAVCTIDRPGARNALTPAMYFGIRYAVGLVNSDPGLAGLLITGTGDVFAPGGDMTGGAGVDDWITFGAALGMDITPFDAVRTSAKPIVSAVNGLCQGGGMQIALCSDLSVVSERATFRVPELFRGYADTYYSQMLLRLVGPVRTRDLMFTGRVLTAQEALDWGLVTRVVPHEHLFEVARDLLAQSCRTAPRARNVIKSSIDSYLGLYDRIGMTSSLMDAEAREGVRAFKERRSPDWVHPELRTEGRL from the coding sequence GTGGCGCAGACCCCGACGACGTCGCCGAGCACGCCCCTGCCGCCGGACGGGGATTGGCTGGGCACCCCGTATCTGTCGTTCGAGCGCCAGGGACCGATCGCGGTCTGCACGATCGATCGTCCTGGGGCGCGCAACGCGTTGACGCCCGCGATGTACTTCGGAATTCGTTACGCCGTAGGCCTTGTCAATTCAGACCCCGGCCTGGCCGGGTTGTTGATCACCGGCACCGGTGACGTGTTCGCGCCCGGCGGTGACATGACCGGCGGGGCAGGCGTCGACGACTGGATCACCTTCGGCGCCGCACTGGGCATGGACATCACGCCGTTTGACGCCGTGCGGACCTCGGCCAAGCCGATCGTCTCCGCCGTCAACGGGCTATGCCAGGGCGGCGGCATGCAGATCGCACTCTGCAGCGACTTGTCCGTCGTGAGCGAGCGGGCGACCTTCCGGGTGCCCGAGCTGTTCCGTGGCTACGCCGACACCTACTACAGCCAGATGCTGCTGCGCCTGGTCGGTCCGGTGCGCACCCGCGACCTGATGTTCACCGGCCGGGTGCTCACCGCCCAGGAGGCACTCGACTGGGGTCTGGTGACCAGGGTGGTGCCCCACGAACATCTCTTCGAGGTGGCCCGTGACCTGCTTGCACAAAGCTGCCGGACCGCGCCGCGCGCCCGCAACGTCATCAAATCCAGCATCGACAGCTACCTGGGCCTGTACGACCGCATCGGCATGACCAGCAGCCTGATGGATGCCGAGGCGCGCGAAGGGGTCCGCGCGTTCAAGGAGCGACGCTCGCCGGACTGGGTGCATCCGGAGTTGCGCACCGAAGGACGCCTTTAG